TCCTCAAAAATTGGAGGAAAAGCTATATTTTTTGGCGTTTTCTCATACGTTTGATGAAAAATCCGATTCCAATTAAAGCTACCAAAGTAGGAATCGCCAGCATATTCAGGACCATCAACCAATTTCCAAGGCTTTCAATATCCTGTCTAAGAATCTTACGGACTTCCCGCAGTCGTTTTTTTGTTTTTAATTCTTCTTCCCTGAATTGCTCAATTTCTTTCTGGAGTTCAGGCGTCAGCAATAATTTTCGTTGCTTCCCTGCCTGGTCCTGCAGAGACTGAAGTTTTTGCCGAACCTCATCCAGTTTTTGCTGAAGCATGGCTTCTTCTTCCTGATAGCGGAACATGGCTTGTTGCTGTATTTCAATCAAAGTAGTGAACGGTCTGGTAAATCGTCCTCTGGATCTGATGCTCATCAGGGCTTCATTTCCTGACAGAAACTCCACCGCGTTCATGGCAAAGTTAAGATTGTCATTGGTGGGCTGAATGATGACTTGTCCGAGGAATCCCATTTTTTGAACAGAAAAGGCATCACTGATAAAATCCACATCACTCACGATCAGAATGGTATTGGCTTCTTTGGCTTTATTCAGGTGTGGATGTGTCAACGCTGGAGCCGGGGTTTCGGCATCGCCTTCCTGTGCTTCCCTAGCGGGTTGGCCTGCGGGAAACGCTGTTTCAAAGGTGCCTCGAATCAGACCTGCCACCGCTTTTTGTGTCTGGTCAGGTTTTAGGGTTTTAAGAATCTGTTCCGGTCCGGAGAAGCGCATCATGAAGGCATCGACCAGGCCACTGTCAGTTGTGGTTTGAATCAATGGCGTCCATTCGACATCGGCATCCTTGATTTTTTTGAGTGCGCCGCTTTCCACAAAAAACATATTTTCCAACTGGCTGGTGACAGGATGTGTGTTATCCAATGCTTCAGGATTCATGGTCATCCAGAGCGGAAAACGAATGACTGCGCCATTGCCGGAATTGACCGGGGTCGCGTATGTGAAATCCCCAATGAGTTTACCGGATTCCATTTCAATGCCCCAGGTTTGGAATAATTTGGGGAGTTCACTGTTGTTGGCCGGCATCTGCCCGAATTGTCCATTGGGTGGCGCGTTGCGGGCATCTTCTCGTGAAAAAGGATCAACCATGACAATCACTCGACCGCCTCTCAGCACATACTGGTCAATGGCATATTGCAGTCTTTCACTGAAGGATTTGGGATGAATCACGAGCAGAATTTTAATGTCATCCGCAATTTCTTCAGTGGTGACAGGAATATGTTTCACTTCAAAGTTTTTTTCAAGTTCACTGACAACGACCCACCGGGATGACTCCGACTGACCTCTCATGAATGCCGGGGTATTGCCCATCAGATCCATGGAGGACAGGATTCCGATTTTGGTTAAATGCGGGGTGCTGAGTTTATACAGGGCCTGCGAGATATCATATTCCAGAAATTCTTCACGACGCGGATCAAAGAAGGGGATGTTGACTTCCCTGTCTACCGAAAGGCCAACCATTCCGAAATAAACCGGACTGCCGCTGGGAAGATTGACAGGATTGACGCCATATTTCTGTGCCCATTCCTCTTCTTCACTGTCTGGTTTGGGATCATAGGATTCAATTTCCAGCATGTTTCCGG
This is a stretch of genomic DNA from SAR324 cluster bacterium. It encodes these proteins:
- a CDS encoding Gldg family protein yields the protein MNRHQLSYSGVMILLLLISLIAINVIFYFIPLRWDVTEEKVFTIAPGTRKIVEGLEDKVTIKFYFSKSNEEIPPQFKTYAQRVEELLGEYKNISGNMLEIESYDPKPDSEEEEWAQKYGVNPVNLPSGSPVYFGMVGLSVDREVNIPFFDPRREEFLEYDISQALYKLSTPHLTKIGILSSMDLMGNTPAFMRGQSESSRWVVVSELEKNFEVKHIPVTTEEIADDIKILLVIHPKSFSERLQYAIDQYVLRGGRVIVMVDPFSREDARNAPPNGQFGQMPANNSELPKLFQTWGIEMESGKLIGDFTYATPVNSGNGAVIRFPLWMTMNPEALDNTHPVTSQLENMFFVESGALKKIKDADVEWTPLIQTTTDSGLVDAFMMRFSGPEQILKTLKPDQTQKAVAGLIRGTFETAFPAGQPAREAQEGDAETPAPALTHPHLNKAKEANTILIVSDVDFISDAFSVQKMGFLGQVIIQPTNDNLNFAMNAVEFLSGNEALMSIRSRGRFTRPFTTLIEIQQQAMFRYQEEEAMLQQKLDEVRQKLQSLQDQAGKQRKLLLTPELQKEIEQFREEELKTKKRLREVRKILRQDIESLGNWLMVLNMLAIPTLVALIGIGFFIKRMRKRQKI